The region ATCCTGAACGGTTTATAACGATGCCGAAGGTTATTCCCATCTCCTCCAGGACCTGAACCGCCATCTTTAGGTCGTGTAGACCGAAGGGCGTAGGCTCCGTTACGAGGAGGCAATAATCGCTCCCCTTGACGGACTCTATAACAGGGCATGAGACCCCTGGAGGTGAATCTATTATGACATCCCTTTCAGGGCTGATGCGCCTCTTGACCTCCCTTATAAGCGGCACGGCCATAGGCTCGCTTACTTCGAGCTCCCCATAGACCAGCTCGATGTCGCCTGATCTGCAGGAGAGAAGCCTCCCGATCCTATGCCTACCCTCGGATATAGCCTTCCTAGGGCATACCAGGAGGCATCCACCGCATCCATGGCAGAGCTCTGGAAAGAAGAGAACCTCAATTGGGGTAGTGAAGAGGGCGTGGTATCGGCAGAAGGAGGAGCATCTACCACAGTTGTCGCATGACCCACTTTCAACCATTGGGACCATGCGATAGACAGGCTCCTCGATGCAGGGCCCAGCTGGAAACAGTAGGTGGAGGTTTGGCTCCTCCACATCGCAGTCTATTAGCTGCACACCTCCTATGGAGATGGCTAGGTTAGCAGCGACCGATGTCTTGCCTGTTCCACCCTTCCCGCTTGCTATTGATATGATCATATATTTTTAATCCTCAAATTCTCTTAAAACAATTATCAAATTTTTATCTTTCATTATACCCAGCATTTTCCATGATCTTCTTAACTGAGAGATAGGCTCGGGTATCTGAAGGAAGTTCCAACAGAGATTTTCCTGATAGGACGTATTCCTCAACTTTTTCATCGTAGGAGATTCGGCCAAGGAATTTGAATGGGAGGGTTTTTCTAGCCTGGATTTCAAGGCTCTCTGGAAACCTATATCCTCCTATCACATAGAAAT is a window of Candidatus Bathyarchaeota archaeon DNA encoding:
- a CDS encoding ATP-binding protein; this encodes MIISIASGKGGTGKTSVAANLAISIGGVQLIDCDVEEPNLHLLFPAGPCIEEPVYRMVPMVESGSCDNCGRCSSFCRYHALFTTPIEVLFFPELCHGCGGCLLVCPRKAISEGRHRIGRLLSCRSGDIELVYGELEVSEPMAVPLIREVKRRISPERDVIIDSPPGVSCPVIESVKGSDYCLLVTEPTPFGLHDLKMAVQVLEEMGITFGIVINRSGLGDREVYDYAEARGIPILLEIPYRRRIAELYSRGIPFSLEMPGWKERFKELFDEVRGLVKG